In the Corythoichthys intestinalis isolate RoL2023-P3 chromosome 18, ASM3026506v1, whole genome shotgun sequence genome, AACTTGACACTCACAGGCAACctgagtcattaaaaaaaaaaacaccaccatATTTCTACACCGAGTCAATAACCAAACCGTCGGGGTACGCAACTGTGCATCGAATGAGTTGATATGAAGCAAATATACAGGAAAATTGAGGTTTGCACAGTGATGATGCTGACAGCAAGAAAGATGAAGAAATATGTATTTCTACGCCAGATCGATAACTTTTGAGCTAAAAGCTCGGGTGGGGCAtgacattgttgttttttaaggcTTATAGAAGTGTCAGAAGACTTGATGATTGTTGTCTTTTGAAATGGATTTGTAGCAATGTAACTAACGATTGTCAACGTAAGCTTTGCTCTTCAGAAATGATGTCCGTCGGAATCGATGAGCAGATATTAAATATAGAATTGAATGAGTTGGTGGTGGGTGACAGCCAACTTGAAATGGTTCACTTTTCCAACTGAGTTGCGCTTGTAAACAGAGATCATCGTACATGCTAGATGATTACGTCGAGAGAGAGCATATTCTTGAATGAGTGAGTAAGCGAGCGAGCTGAGCTGAGCTGAGCTGAGCTGTCAGTCCGCCCATCTCCATCCTCACCTTCCCGTGCTTTTAGTAGCACCGTGTTGGCCACGATGTTCTCCAGCTCCATGTTGGCTCTGTGTCGAATTTAGCAGCAACTACGCCGGGGCCGAGCTCCAACGAAGCCGCCGCCACGCCACCCACCCCCTCCCGGGCGGATTCACTCTTTCTTGAAGCGTCCACGACCTTCTGCCTCCCACCCGAGAGGGAAGATTGGTACCTCCGTCTCGGCTTGACCACCGCAGTCAGCCCTGAagtctgcctgcctgcctgcctgcctcccTGCCTGCCTTCAAGGGCGGGTGACATCCGCACTTGTGCGGCCGTCCTCCTCCCTCCTGGCCTcctcctgcctgcctgcctgcctgcctcccTCCCTCCGCCTCGTAGGCCCGCCCCCATCGATGATGACAAAGGTCACAAACACTTGAAATACAGACGTCTCACTCTGCGCTTAAAATGGGGAAACAACAACATGTGCAGCGTGAGACATAAGCACTCACTCTGCTTCTCCCGAAAGACATATTcactggtacctctacttacggcaTTAATTCATTCTGGAAGTAATCTCGTAACCTGAAAAATCCACAACAAGAGATGCACTTTCCATGTAGATACTCtaatccaggggtccccaactttttttgcaccacggaccggtgtgttttgggtctttttttacacggaccggtgttttgacaaattttgcaacccatcaaaaacttCAACTGTgctgttctgcgcatgcgcgtaacattaaaaatggccgccagtgcagcgattccaaagtaaacactaaaaactttctttaaagaaaggaatattaacttacgtttgattgtGGATGGAAATGTAGAAAAGCTCTCCTCTGacccatcctgccatgttagcagcACACCGCTAAcaccttcgccgtgtcgttaagcattaattaagaagcccgcttcacaaagatgcgACGTTGGAAAGTGTAGCAAGGTGTTCTTGTAGcgctgtcaggatattccggaatgactttaatagtctcaaatgtacgtttaaggtcaccgtcatttgcgatctctacaagctgatcctcctgttgcacagacatgctcgaatcactcgtttTATTcagaaacgggtcacgaatccactctttCCACTCCaagaaaacacaagtaacaagtgcacatgaccctgtgctgtcattttaatctgtttgagcggggcatgtgcgttaattgcgtcaaatattttaacgcgattaattttaaaaattaattaccgcccgttaacgcgatcattttgagagccctaaattgaacataattcgaagggggaaaaaaagggaaaaaaagtctaTATGTCTTCCTCTGTCACGATATGGAAAATGGCGTTGGCTTTGTGGCGGACTACCGCCTCGACAAATTTCTTTTCCCTTTTCCTGAGGAGTCCCTCCAGAAGTCCCTCCATCTGATCACAAACTCTTTGTGAGACAAAAACACAAGGAGACATGTAATCTTTTGGCCAAAATTGCTCAAATTGAAACATAATCAAGAGGaagccaatagaccctactcacattacGTCATGTAATCTTTTGGCCAAAATTGCTCAAATTGAAACATAATCAAGAGGaagccaatagaccctactcacataacgtcacaaccacgcctccgcgccatattgtccatcaactcgtcgtgttgacgcattaccgctacgtaaattcctcctattatggcgtgtttttctgctcgttaacattaataatcaaaatggtgaaggcgtgtgtggcggttggttgcaataacggagaagatagacggagagacttgaagttctaccgtattccgagagacccggagaggagagcgagatggactgctgcaattcgacgagaaaactgggctccaaacgattaccacggattatgtagtagtcattttatatctggtaagatgcattgaatttatatttagagggttttgggctgacaaccacaattaagatcattgcgaggctaatcgccgacaacatacagtttcaaattcaagatgcttatttcttccaccatcattacattttgaataatatttaactggtaccaagtgaaagaagctggcctcgtctacagatcatcagttaaacaggtgtgtccaaaccttttgcaaagggggccagatttggtgtggtaaaaatgcggggggctaccttggctgatttacatagaacaatatatttaaacaaattttagcaagccctcctGTGTGTGACAtttcctttattattttttttaattcataatttcaacagtctcgtctttgtggcgttctctttcgacactcgggctcttgtgaaatactgctgctgtgaaattaaactagcttcaagttgctataatttctcgctgcgtatcttcccttaatgttttcgtacATATCagagtgtcttgtttggtaatatcattatcgtgtcacatcgaactctttgaaaacagcgactgtctctttgcaaatgaggcaaacacagttgttgcgtgttttattgaagaaatagtccattaTCCacttatccttgaagcgtcggccatcgcagtcaacttttttttttttattgattgtcgccattttagaaaattggaagagtCACACGGGGGAATGTTGCTCAGagggctgctcttaaagtttttcaaactttggtgggaataggctgattttgtgtggacaagatagttgtagatgtcagggtagcagatgtcaggcagagagggcgaagacagcgggtcaaaaaatatccatttaggcatcaaatatggatccggcgaatggatagactgaagcttttccacataacgccttttatgcaacgcatccaatgagtttacagcgtctgaaagcaccggggcttccatgaattgcactataaattgcacgacaaattgaaaccattgagaatacggataaacaatgacggacaatatggcggccggatacagcgacacgtcattctgtgactttggtgagtagggtcaatAGGAGAGCAGAATCGCCATATTGAAGCACGATGGGAAAGATCATGACCAATAAGGAAGCAGGATCTTATGGTGTGACATTTAAAAGCAAGAAGTACATACGTATCTTTTACAGTATTGAACagtatttttgcctctcgtaacctttctttcttaacaaggcaatattttcccgttgaggtgtGTCATAACCTGAAAATGACGTTTGTAGGGACATTTAGGGGGAgcactgtaataataataataacaataatgcgTTAAAgacgcattgcattgcattattCTTTCACTCCGCACTGTAGCAGTCGGACAGAAGACTCGTTTCTCATCCAAAAATGATTTAAGTGACGTTCGTTGCTCTTGCTTAATGAGGAAATGAAGTGTATTTCTGACCAAACTTTAGAAATGGATCCATCCATAAGAAGAGCTTTGCACTCGGAAATTGTATTCAAGCAGATAGTTGCTTCCTGTAGCTCCCGCCTCTTTCTCCTGATTGGCTGGAACATCGGACCGCAGGGGAAGTGTTTGAACAGTCGAATCAGGAAGTGCGCCGTGCAATCACTGGCATTGATTCTGATGTTATATTCTCTtgttattgcaattttaaaGTCTACGTTCGCTACatcaagtgaaaatgaacgtactGTGCAAAAATTGTATTTGTTCTAAATTACCGGAGCACACTGAAATTTTCCACTTCCTTGGTTTTACAGTCTGTGTTAACATCACTCAGTGGATCATAAACatgtgtttcaaaagcttgattgTGACATCTATTGGGACACAACAAAGTCCAATTAGCTGATatttcattgtgtttttttagttGTCAATTGTGTTACAGATGAACGCGGGAATGACCGGCCACCTTTGGCTCACGAAAGGACAATCGAGGCCTTCCCTTTGCTCTCTCTGCAGGTGGACATTAACCGAGAGATGCTCTTTGCGGCGGACGCGGTGATCAATGAATGTGCCGCAGAGTTTTTAAGGATGCATTAGGAAACACTTTTTACCTTTTACCGCCCCGCCAGGCACGACGGCAGCGGCATCGTTATTGATCCGCTCTTCGCTCAGAATTTATAATGCAGTATTGAGCGCCTCGTTGTCGTTAACTTATTGGGTGCCATCTGACGGGGATCGACGTCTAATCCGATTTTCCCAGTTAAAATGCATTGAAcctccattgctgtcaatggcacgaaaacatgatcattcactgcaagAGCTAAAGGCAATGGGAGAATGGGAGgtttctttgctaaagccatctccaccctgaaCAGCCATATGTAACACCAGATCACCCAATGttcaatattcatttacatgcaatgtactatgtgcaatacttattaagtgcaatattcaatgcctcactgtcaacCTCTGCAActtaacttctattcacacatattctatgtgcaatacttatttacgtgcaatattaatccgcaatattcaatgccctcactgtcaactgctgctacttcagttatttgcactgcctgaacataggactacctcatacatattttatatttatttacattttatacttttattcttgcaagccacttttgagatttttactTGTGCAGTATTCAAtgcttcactgtcaactgctgctactccacttaaattatttgcactgcctgaatgtaggactacctcatacatattttatatttatttagattttgtatctttattcttgcaagccactttcgagattttttacttgtcctgcactgtaaagggagatgctccacaatttcattgtacaaccatataatgacaataaagggctattctattctattctattctattctattctattctattctattctattctattctattctattctattcagaACCAACGTGCTTTTCAGTCATGTTACATATCTTGTTGAAGAAAATTAAAAGTCGAAACGAAGCTATGAATTGATTTAGCTGAGTTTAGCTCACATTCATAGTGggggtttttttatttattttttggagtCAAAACGGCTTCTATGAGTTTCCCTGACGTTGCTCACTACTGAAGTCtagtggaaaaaataattactgcagTACTCATCAACTTAATTTAGTCCAAACAATAAATTATGCGGTTATTATTTACTCTCTTAATGTTGTGTTGTTGTTTAAATTgggttggttaaaaaaaaaaaaacttaacagaTTCTATAATTTTCCATCACATAAAGCTCGTTGGCCACATGACCGGAAATAAATAGTCGCAACATCCTGTCTGTCGCACGTTGGCCACTTGTCCTTTCTGCTAACCGACCAAGCCCTCATCCCATTGGAATAACTCTACTTTTCTTTGTGATCATTAATCATGCCGAAAGCCAAAAAGACGAGAAGGAAGATGAAGTTCGATTACAACAAAGACCGCAAGAAACTGAAGAAAAGGTTAATGAAGAAAGCCAACCCAAGGATAGAAAAGTAAGCGTGACGGAGGGACGCTGCGTAGCATGCTAGGCTAACTCAAACGAGCTAAACTGtccaatactgtttttttttttttttttttttgccattagaGCGTTTGCATATTCTTTGTTGTATGGCAATGTTTttactctactgtatgtgttatTCCCTTTGAAGTCATGTGGATTTTACTGTATATGGAAAAACAAACACCTATATGCAAGGTCTTAGGTTTGgtgtcaatattggtagggacggtataacctgcatgtacactttttgctggggacaggacattaataacatCAAAcggattgggtgaacaggggtcagggctacatttctcaccaatatgaacctaattaaatgatagcctaaatgattaatgcaaaataaatctaataccaactttcacactgcaaatttacagtatgacgtcttaatctgatcgtttttataaaatctagtcaaattttctccatcttgttttgagtgttaaaggttaATTAACAGATGAATGTCTTCCACTTTaagtcagtggttcttaacctgagtTCGATGCAACCCCATTGGCTTGGTGAgttagtctaaggggttcggcgaaggtaaagaaacgcagagccctgtTTTTATACGCTGATTAACTAAGCTTTTTAGGCCAGGTTTTGGGCTGGTTTGCTCTTAATTTACAGGCGAATCCATTTCTTTAACAAGCTAATCCTCGTCCTTAcgtgaggaggaactggtttgctcaatggaaggttgactcgtacttggtatgagggaatacaacagaccaatgggcagcgtgaTCTCaaattttgagctgtttatacaACATGctatcaaaatgagaagaattttgactgggagtttgctaaattattaacttgctagcttagatttagagctgcagctatcgaatattttagtaatcgagtaatcgactgaaaagtctatcgattaatcgagtaatcggatcaaactttttttttcttttaggtaaagagcaattataaatatgcatgagaaaaaaaggcatttaatccaatattgaaccattttcagtcaatcaatgtctttattttcgatctaCATGGTTGGaaacggccaacaattgcatctcagatgtgactagaaaaaaaaatcactgctttcactcaaaaaaacttctagatcttattaaaaaaacaacaacatatttcttacctaaaaatgtaattacgcttgatatcacacatcacttgaaagctatgtgtttttcccacgtgtttcaattgaatttctatttttgtCAAGCTATttgtaagttctagttaagttttaagttagtctaaactgtaagtcctgataggatttggagtttttgcagtgttcacaataaatgtatgatacctgctgtattggagcacattaggggccagtgctacttggtgttttattcagcagactactgagctaaaactgacagttagctttttttaattttacaccctcatcactctactgcgctgtgtttttacagattaaataaagcctgtatgtaagacacgttagccacgcatcgacagtggtcataatcaatagaaacctagccgaagggctaacattacgagagcgagtgacagtaacgttatatttattagcgctgagaagtctactgcttaaagatggcggctgtttactaacactgcccagacgcggccgagtctgtcattttgcatctagtcctaaatgcatgccatATCTATGAGATGCATCGGACGCTAcccgctaccacactagcatcatgcgggcgtagtttttagcaacgtcggtgtaGTTTGTCGCAGCTGTGGGTTGCagtaagttttatttatttattttattgcttcttcctctacgcacatgacgtcagcgcgttgtcccgcattaaaagtagtccgggcaaaacgtgatgcttagagctggcaaaattaaatgattcctcgaggtgaattaaaattactcggatcagtttttaaactcaagttactcgaattactcgagtattcgtttcagctctacttagATGATAAAATAATCGCTTTATTTTCTTATTTCCAAGGGTtcagtgaatccacatgtgatacttgtggggtttggtacctctagtgaggttaagaaccactgctttaagtaaatattactgcaGTATTTGTTCTTACTAAAGCCATACATctgaaagttggtcatttttcacctaaatcaagaaaaaaatgcttttcaaataatgttttcaacaatgtctgttcttgaattaagaacatttgtgacaagtttttaaaaatattaaatctaCAAACTATTTgattaaaataagtattttcagcTATTTTATTTCAACAATACTCGGTGAGTAAAATTtcctgaagcactggcagataatttcacttatttctagtaagtttacactgaaaacatgggaagttttttgtttatttttattttttggttcaGGTTTTGCAGTGCGTATATATTGGTTTAGGTCAGGGGTGGGCGaatcggtcctcgagggccgcagtgggtcctggtctttgttgcaactgattcagcacagacagttaaaccaatgaggtttgaacagaaacaagaagcacctgattgcaatggactgattgcacttgtaagacaccattcTTTTTATTCTTTAATCTACTTTTAGCTTTATCAACACTGGCATCTGGAAAACAACACAACAAGGATTTTTTTGCGCCAGTGACAATTTGTCACGCCTCTGCTAAATTTTGCCCAATTTTGGGGGAATATGGCTCAGAAAAATGCCAACAACATAATCTGGGTGTTTAACATTTACATGGTGTGGATTGATATTTGTTCAGTAAACAACTTCGAGAGGCATGGAATCCAAGGAAGTCCACAGCCAGGAACCTGCAAGACATGGGCCTCGCATACGACCCCAATCGCAGTTTGCCCATCAACAAAGACGGCGTAAGTTGGGCTTGTTGCTTTGCTCTTGAATTGTGATTCTGCTACATTTTTCCTCCAGGGTATCTTTTCGAGATGCTAATTGTATGTCACACACTTGtttcaaatatgaaaaatgtCTCCTTTTGACATGCTAATCCATAACATTGCTTTatgagctgattttttttttttaatgcattacaGCGCCTAGGATTAAACAAAGGCCCCAAGGTTACCGGCCATATAGTGACAAAGCCCTACGTCCTTAATCGTAAGTTTTTCTGTGTATGCGTGGGCAATACATATTACAAATATTGTCGTGAGCGTCGGTGATATTTTATGCCGTTTTATTCCAAAGAATGATTTGTATTCCTGAAATGTTTTGgctagaaaaattgttgaccacGTCAACATTACTTTGTTTTTTCTATCGCTTTTGGGCAAAATGGGGCAAATGTAACATATGTATTAAAAAGATGTAATGTGCATTGTGTGAGCAGAGCTGGAAGAGGAGGCCAACCTTCCAGTCAAGGACACCAAGACACTTTCATCGGACTTGATCCAGTACGTCCAACACATGATCCGAGAACACAAAGAGGACTACAAGGTGAGAAGCGTAGCAACAAATGGGCACCTTTTTTTCCCATCTTCAGCCCAGATCCAAACGTTTATGGCCACTGATGAACATATTCGTCTTTGTTTTTCAACGTCTTACGCTGCGTTCAGACCGACCGCATATGGTCGCGTTGCTCACCCTACACCCGTCACCAAATGCTGTTTTGTGTTTATACCAATGTCATTCTCGTCTGTCTTTCAGACAAATACAAATCtcatagtcatttcaaaatgtgtctagttttcgtcaacgaaatcTAAACCATTTTGTAAAGTGTTAGTTCAGCCTAACgatatgacaaaaattgttTCCACGATAAGTATTCTTATCAGTCGAAATGGATAATTAtcacaatcattttttttcaagtctgATTTTTGCCCTTGAGTGAAAGTTGACAAAACCAGATGCTGCTTTAATTAATCTTTAGTGCCAGAACAAAGATGCATACGTGGTGACAAACTACTACACAGCATTTCACAAATATGAGGAACATTGCACATaataaaaagttaacaaaatgcAGAACATTGCACAAAATCTGACGTAGACatgcaatgttaaaaaaaaaaaagaaatgaccaATAATAGCCAAACTAATTTTAATGGACAGTCGGCAACATGTTAGTCTTTCGCGCATGAAATTTTAAGGTGTCAGACAATGTCAAGAAAATAGACAAAAGAAAGTGTTCAGTTTCCAACATAAACAACACAGCCATTGCTTTAAAAATTACGGGCCAGAAAAATAAGTCTGTCCACAGAATCAGGCTTTAATTCTACTCTGTGACAGGTCTCAATAATGTTGTACTGAATACCCTCTCAGAGCTAGTGTTCACGTCGCATCGGTGCCCTCTGGTGTTTGGCTGGTGTAATAAGTTACAGTCTATCGACTTTTATCAAACGTctgttgattaaaaaataagacGATATTGATTGTTATCGTTTTATGGCCCGGGGTTAGTGTTAGTCAACGATGActcaaatgtttttgtctgcaaATTCTAAAGTTTTagtcccaaaaaaataaaggtgtccaatagagctgtcccgactagtcgatgtcatcgatgacgtaaaagtTGACAAGCGCAACGTCCCGTCGACTGTTAATGAAGGGTAGAAAAAAAAggtgcgtggaaagttgagaatagtcggacgctctgtatgcaagcaggGAAAGTGGCACAAGGCCAAAAAAGTGCacaagagtggccaaaacacttatttcaacgaaataaaggaaggtacactgttgtgtcctgtctcttcaatgccaagcttggctgcacgtcggcggtgaatgaacacctaaagcgctgtcacccagttgtcattttgaaagacgacaggagacgacaagctggcagatcgtaagttcatctaactaactaacgacatgttttattgaagttgctcagCCTATTGCGATATCCAATGAGTCACTTTATTGCACAGTCAAGAAAAATGATGGGGGTAATTTTCAAGGCTGCTTTTTATAGCcgcatgcgtgtgtgtgtgtgtacatgtgcCTTTTcattgcatatgagactccaattcctttcacagatgtttattggtcatcgacACGCCatcgaattaaagttcagacattcaAAATAAGAAAACGCATCGATATTAAAcactaaacattagcattgctacattgaggctaatggggggaaaaagacaacctacttagcctgctataaaacattagcagtcttctccaaaacgcaaactaaaAGGTgatacttcaaacatgaaaaattgctggttaacagcatttgcaaacaaaaaaaatgcagaaaaatgtatttctgaCACCACATGGAATgacaaaaaggttttttttgcggagtgtaaagcttgccagggtacccgcgggtttttaaaagtattaaaaaggcattgaatttagttttccattattaaaggtattaaaagttttaaattagctgtcgtaagtcttgaattttttcaccgtggttttaaatttcaagaacatctcagtgcaacctaaattatatccgtgacgaagttttggttttttttttaatccataatgaagatttttacaagttatttggggaaaattcatatttgattcatcgttacaagtgtaaaggaaaactcttttcttgtttctaatgtggcttaaatttgatgaactcctgtgctaataggtgtatttagaaattgaaatatataatttatgcattttaaaaaatcacaagtttactattgacagcatgcgattagtcgcgattttaaaaaattaatcgcttGAGCGCacgtttattattacaatattttgataaggtaggtcatgacataaagagggccggtctgtggcacaaaactttttgttttaattatatcttcaataaatgtgcattcttttgtcaaacacacttagtaattgaggttaaatttgatgttcagtgctttatttttttaatatgattaaatattatctaaataatgggtgcgagaaaagtattaattttcagttgaaatggcattcaaaaggtcttaaaagtcttgaatttagatctatcaatcctggggggaccctggcttgcagttagcggtttagcgaacatacttccggtgaacatttcaaaataaaagcacgccaTGTTCGTCatttaaataacgatttctggagttaatcctaattcagat is a window encoding:
- the nop16 gene encoding nucleolar protein 16 translates to MPKAKKTRRKMKFDYNKDRKKLKKRLMKKANPRIENKQLREAWNPRKSTARNLQDMGLAYDPNRSLPINKDGRLGLNKGPKVTGHIVTKPYVLNQLEEEANLPVKDTKTLSSDLIQYVQHMIREHKEDYKAMARDEKNYYQDTPKQIKRKINEYKRCHAQHYEAFVASLAVPVAP